A window of Flammeovirga kamogawensis genomic DNA:
CAAAGTGCAAAAACACTTGCCACAGCAGCTACGCCATGAGTAAAGCTATTAATAACTTCTTCTTCTGGGGTATCTCTAGGTATTTCTAATTCATCTGCAGTAGATGGTCCATTTATTTTAGTGTCACTAATAGTAGATGTATAAGATAGTTTTTTCATGGGATAGTGATATTAAGTATCGAGATAAGGTTTATAGTAGCGTATCAAGTAAAGACAATTTATTATAAGACAAACAAGTCATAGGTGTGGTCAATAATTAGGTAAGAAAAGTAGTATTGATAGCAATTAAATGGCTGTCGGTGGTGAAAATCATATAATAAGATACGTTTTTTTTCGGTCATTGTCAACCTTTTTACTAATTTGTCTTCAACCATAAAATACTATTTTACATCTTTAAATTAAATCTTGAAATAGTACCATATAACCATGATTAATAAAACATATTTAGCCACGGATCCTAGCATTTGGACAGGCCGTATAGATGGCGATACCTACGACGTATATAGATGGCATCAGAAAATTGAAGTTATAGATTGGAGTGAAGAAGAAATTCCAAATTTAAAAGAAGGTGAAACAGGGATTGCAATCTTGGGTTTCATGTGTCAGGAAGGAGTAAAAAGAAATGGCGGACGATTAGGTGCAGTAGATGGTCCTTATGAGTTACGTAAAGCATCGGCAAATTTGCCAGTACACTTTCCTGAAACTGTAAAAATGATTGATCTTGGTAATATTCAATGTTACAACGAAGATCTTGAAGAAGCACAAAAAGATTTAGGTGAAGCGATTGCTAAAATATTACTTAAAGGTTACCGCCCTCTAGTTTGGGGAGGGGGACATGAGATTGCTTATGGTCATTATCTAGGTGTTAAAACATTTATGGATAAAGTACACCCTGGTAAGAGATTAGGTATTGTGAATTTCGATGCTCATTTCGATTTGAGAGAGCCAAATCCATTGCCAAGTTCAGGTACTCCATTTTATCAGATTGCTCAAGATCAAAAAGCTGCAAATGCTTCTTTTAATTATCTTGTAATGGGTATTCAGAAGAATAGTAATACCCAAAAACTTTATGATACAGCTACAGAACTCGGCGTTAGGTATATCTCTGGTAGACGTTTTTCAGAATCGGATAAAGTTGCAGCTACGCATAAATTGAGTGCGTTTTTAGACTCAGTAGATTACATTTATCAGACAACATGTATGGATGTATTTGCAGCTCATTTTGCACCGGGTGTTAGTGCCTCTGCTTATAATGGTATTGAGCCTAACCCTATTTTTATGCGTTTGTTTAAAAAAATATATAAAAGTGGAAAAGTGATATCTTCTGATATTGCAGAATTAAACCCACGTTTTGATATTGATAAAAGGACGGCAAAGCTAGCAGCGGCGTTGTCTTTCGAAATAGTAAAATCTTAATTTAAAAAAGCAGTTGATAATTCATTTTATCAGTTGCTTTATTTTTTTGTATGATAGCACCACTTGATAAATCTTGGGAATTAAAACTCCAAGAAGAATTTAAAAAACCATATTTTGAATCGCTCTCTGATTTTGTAATCTCAGAATATGCTAACAAACAAATCTTTCCTCCTCAAGAAAAGATTTTTAATGCGTTTAACCACTGTTCTTTTGACGATATAAAAGTGGTTATTATTGGTCAGGATCCTTATCATGGAGATGGACAAGCTAATGGGCTCTGTTTTTCTGTAGCAGATGGTATTAAGCAACCTCCTTCCTTAGTCAATATCTTTAAAGAAATAGAAGGAGATTTAGGTGTTACAAGACCAACGTCTGGTAATTTAGAAAGATGGTCAGAACAAGGTGTTTTGCTTTTAAATGCAACATTGACAGTAGAAGCACACAGTGCGGGTTCTCATCAAAAAAAAGGATGGGAGAAATTTACTGATGCAGTTATAAAAAAAATTGCTGAAGAGAAAGAAGGTGTTGTGTTTTTTCTTTGGGGAGCATATGCTCAGAAAAAAGGAAAAGTTATCGACCCGAAAAAACATTTGGTAGTACAATCAGTACACCCTTCTCCATTATCTGCCCATAGAGGTTTTTTTGGTAACCATCAGTTTAGTAAGGCAAATGATTATCTTGCTTCTAAAGGGAAATCAATAATAAAGTGGTAGTTTAGGTACGAACAATTATAATTTTGACGTTTCTTTGTTAGTGAGAAACATAACTTGAAATTTATCAAGAACTAATTTCGAAGCATAAAAATAAAAATGAAGAAAAAAATTGTAGGGAGTTACCCTTATGCCAATGTACTTTTTAGTATTTCAGCGGCTTTATTTATGATTGCTCTATTTAGCCTTTTTGCTGTAGGTACTAAGCGTTTAGCAAGTAAGCTATCAAGTGGTATAGAAATGCAGGTGATATTAGAAAAAGGGTTATCTACTTCTGCACATGAAGCTTTAGAAACAAAGCTGATAGAACTTCCTTTTGTATCTAACAACGAACCTCCTCAATACATAAGTAAAGAAACTGCAGCAGAGATTATGATTGAGAATACAGGAGAAGATTTTATTCGTTTCCTTGGTGACAATCCTTTAAGAGATGCTTATGCTGTTAGGGTTGATGTAAACCTTGATGATGAAGAAGCACTAGAAGATATAAAGACACAATTAGAAGTGTTAGAAGGAGTTTATGAGGTGATTTATACTAAGAATATTCTTCAAAATGTTAGAGGTAATATTAGAACTATAGGTATTGTTGTTATGATATTGGCATTAATATTCTTCACAACAGCGGTTATTCTAATCAATAATTCAATACGTTTAGCATTGTACTCACAAAGGTTTTTAATTCGCTCTATGCAATTAGTAGGAGCAACTCAGATTTTTATTAAGCAACCTTTTTTAATACGTGGAGCAATTCAAGGTGCTATAGGTGGGGTAATTGCGTCGGTATTTTTATCAATTGTTGCATTTTCTGCAATTACATCAATGCCAGAACTTATATACCTTATAGATTCCTCAGATATTATGTTAATCTGCATTTTAGCTGTATTTTTAGGAACTTTTGTAGTGGTATCTAGTGTATACCTTTCTATAAGTAAATATTTAAAATTAAAATTAGACGATCTTTATTAAGAAGAAGATGGGAAAGAATAAAAAAGATAGCGGAGGAGATTGGAAAGATAGATTAGGAGTAATGTTTAGTACTGATCCTGATTTTGAATACGATTATGATAAAGAAGAAGATGAGGATACATTACCAGCTAATAAGCAAGATTTAAGAGTAATGTTAGATAAGAAGAACCGTAGAGGAAAGTCTGCTACTTTAGTGACTGGTTTTGTGGGTTCTGATGATGATTTGAAAGATTTAGCAAAAACATTAAAATCTAAATGTGGTGTTGGTGGTAGTGCTAAAGACGGTGAAATAATAATCCAAGGAGATTTTAGAGATAAAGTAATGGAATTACTCAAAGCGGCTGGGTATAAAGCCAAAAAAGCTGGGGGTTAATCAAAAATCAATTGATAGTTATAACTGTTAATTATCCATTTTTAAAAGGACGTTACTCGTAAAAAGTAACGTCCTTTTATTTTAAGCTTCAACAATAAGTGCCTTTTTATAAGTAGCAATTGCTTTTTCTCTAGCTTCTTTATGATCAACAATAGGAGCAATATAATTATCAGGATCAAAATTGGGGATCCATTTTTTTATGTATGTATAATCTTTATCAAACTTCTTCATCTGAGAAGTAGGGTTAAATACTCTAAAATAAGGTTGGGCATCTGTTCCTGTTCCAGCAGCCCATTGCCACCCTCCATTATTGGCGGCAAGGTCAAAATCATTCAGCTTTTCTGCAAAATAGGCTTCTCCCCATCTCCAATCAATAAGCAGATGTTTACATAAAAAGCTGGCAACAATCATTCTCGCTCTATTATGCATATATCCTGTTGTATTTAATTCATGCATGGCTGCATCAACAATAGGGTAGCCTGTTTCACCTTTTTTCCAAGCATCAAATAAATGTTCATTATTCTCCCAAGGAACACGGTCGTATTTCCTGTTGTAATTTTCCGAAATAACATGAGGGAAATGATATAAGATCTGCATGTAAAAATCTCTCCAAATTATTTGATTGAAAAAGACTTCGTTTAAGCTACTTGTTTGTCGGAGTACAGACCGAACGCTTATTGTGCCAAACCGCAAATGAATACCTAAATGAGTTGTTCCTATAATTGCAGGGAAATCTCTTTGCGTATCATAATTACTAACTATTTCTTGATCTATTTGTAAAGGAGGAATTTTTTGAGACGATGTTTTAAAATTCATCTCCTCTAAACTTATTAATGGAAGTGGTTCTGTTTGGTGATAATTTGATGTGTAAGTACAATCAAAAGGAGCCAATACATTCTGATCGTTATTAAATTTAGCTTTCCATTTACGAGAATAAGGAGTGAAAACTACATACGGTAAACCATCGTCTTTTGTAACCTCATCTTTCTCATAAATACATTGATCTTTGTGTGTATAAAAACCAATAGCTTGTTCAGCTAATCTATTCTGGATTTCTAGATCTCTTTTTATAGCATACGGTTCATAATCGTGATTAGTATGAACTGCGTTTACATTATATTCTTTAATTATTTGTTCCCAAGCTTGTTTTGGGGTTGCATAAAACGTGAGAAGACTACTGTTGTAACTCTCTAATTGGTTTTTAATTATTTCTAATTGCTGATGTATAAAAGTAACGCGAGTATCTTCTCTATTTTCTAATTCATCAACTATTTGAGGATCAAAAATAAAGAGAGGAAGCACATTTTTAGAGGTTTTTAATGCTTGATATAATGCATGATTATCAGTTAACCTTAAATCTCTTCTGAGCCATACTATAGTTACTTCTTTTTTCATAATAATATATAGTGATTAAAGGGGGAATATATTTTTCTTTACTAACATGTCAATATTATAACTAATCAGGATAGTTCTTGTTTAATAATTTTTGTATTATGTGACGACTTACTCAAATTATTTTCTTTCAAAATGAATAAATCGATAATTACAATTCTTTTATTTTCGATTACGAATTTATTATACGCTCAAGATCAGTACTTTTTAGTTACTTTTTCTGACAAATATGCTACTAGTCATTCATTGAGCGATCCAAGTACCTATCTTTCAGATGCATCAATAAATCGAAGAGAGCATTTTAATATTGCTATTGATTCGAGTGATTTACCTGTAGTTTCCTCCTATATTGATGCTGTAGAACAGACTGGTGCAACTATTTGGTACCCATCAAAGTGGTTTAATGCTGTAATTGTTTCTAATGCAGATTCTGTTGCTATAAGTGCGTTGCCTCATGTAAGTGGAGTATTAAATATGAGTGATAAATCTATGGGTGGAATACAATCAGAAGATGTTGAAACTGCTTCTGATACAACTTCTTTTGGTGCTTCTAACCTACAAATAGAAATGTTAGGTATTGATAAAATGCATGAACAAGGCTATAAAGGAGAGGGGATTCATATTGCTGTGCTTGATGCAGGTTTTTTTAATTACGATGTAAATAAGTTTTTTGTTGACCTTGATGTTGCAGATACTTTTGATTTTTATTCAAGAGATACCATTGTGAACGATGATCATAGACATGGTGCAAATGTATTGTCTACAATGGCAGCGAATATTGAAGGTGATTACGTTGGAGGTTCTCCAAATGCAACGTACTATTTATATAGAACAGAGAATGTGTCTTTTGAAAGCCGTATTGAGGAATTAATGTGGACAGTTGCTGCAGAAAGAGCAGATTCTCTTGGAGTGGATATAATCCAATCTTCTTTAGGGTATTATGATTTTGATGATGCTACACAAAATTACTCACATGATGATCTTACAGGTGACTTTGCTTGGATATCTATGGCGGCAAACCATGCTTTTACGAAAGGTATAATGATTGTTTGTTCGGCAGGGAATGAAGGTGGAAACCCATGGCAGAAAATTACGTTCCCCTCGGATTCTCCATTAGTACTTACCGTTGGCTCTGTGAATAGTAAAGGGACAAAAGCTTTTTCGAGCTCTGTCGGTCCTGCTGTAAATAATAGAATTAAGCCAGATGTAATGGCCCTTGGAGAAGGAGCTGCAATTATAAATACAAGTGGTATGATTTCTACATCTAATGGCACATCTTTTTCAGCTCCTCAAATGGCTAGTTTGTTAGCAGGTTTAATGCAAGCCTTACCAGATGTAATATCTCAAGAAGAGTATTTAAACCGTATTAAAGCGGCTGCAGATAGATATTCAAGACCAGATACATTATATGGCTATGGTGTACCTGATTTTGAATCAGCTTTATTAGTAACGTCATTAAAAGAAAACGATCATTTATTTAAAAAAGTGAAGATTTTTCCAAACCCAACAAATGGAGAATATATTAACATTGAGCTGCCCTATAAATTAAGAAAAGAAGAGCTTGAAATAACTTGGTATACTTTAAGCGGACACCTTTTAAAGACAGAGGTAATAAAGGATGCAGATGAGATTAATAAAATCAGTATTCCATCAAAATTTACAAATCAATATATATTGCTTCGTTTATCAACATCTAGTTATTATAAAACTTTTAAAGTGAAAGTAAACTGATTAGCTTTGAGGAACTTATTATTGATTAAATAAATACCTATGTCTCAAAAACAAATATTAGTAACAGGTGGAACAGGTTATATCGGTTCTCACACTGTTGTAGAATTACAAAATCAAGGATATGATGTAGTTATCGTAGATGATTTATCTAATTCTGATAAAGAAGTAATAGATCGAATAGAGAAAATTTCGGGTATTCGTCCTCATTTCGAAGAGTTAAATTTAATTGATGCTGATGGTGTTAATCAGTTATTTAAAAAATATACAAAGCTAGCTGCTGTTATTCATTTTGCAGCATTTAAAGCAGTAGGTGAGTCTGTTAAAGAACCCCTAAAATATTATCAAAATAATTTAGTCTCACTTATAAATTTACTGAATTGTATGAAAGCGTATGATGTACCCAATATGGTATTTTCATCATCTTGTACAGTTTATGGTCAGCCAGAAACATTACCTGTTACAGAGAATGCACCAGTGCAACCAGCAGAGTCTCCTTATGGTAATACCAAACAAATTTGCGAAGAAATCTTAAGAGATACCGTAAAGGCTTACCCTCAGTTAAAAGCAATAGCATTGCGTTATTTTAATCCTGTTGGAGCACATAAAACAGCGTTAATTGGAGAATTACCTAAAGGTGTCCCTCAAAATTTAGTGCCATTTATTACGCAAACGGCTTTTGGTTTAAGAGATCAATTGTCTGTTTTTGGTGATAATTATGATACAATAGATGGTTCAGCAGTAAGAGATTACATTCATGTTGTAGACCTTGCTAAAGCACATATTATTGCAGCTGAACGTTTATTGAACGGTATTAACGAAGAAAATTACGAGTACTTTAATTTAGGTACAGGTACCGGTAGTTCTGTGTTAGAAGTAATTAATGCTTTTGAAAAAGCAAATGGATTACCTGTAAACTATAAAATTGTAGATAGGAGAGAGGGTGATATTGAAAAAATATGGGCTGATACTACAATTGCCAATGAGGTACTTGGATGGAAAGCTGAAA
This region includes:
- a CDS encoding translation initiation factor, which encodes MGKNKKDSGGDWKDRLGVMFSTDPDFEYDYDKEEDEDTLPANKQDLRVMLDKKNRRGKSATLVTGFVGSDDDLKDLAKTLKSKCGVGGSAKDGEIIIQGDFRDKVMELLKAAGYKAKKAGG
- a CDS encoding cryptochrome/photolyase family protein is translated as MKKEVTIVWLRRDLRLTDNHALYQALKTSKNVLPLFIFDPQIVDELENREDTRVTFIHQQLEIIKNQLESYNSSLLTFYATPKQAWEQIIKEYNVNAVHTNHDYEPYAIKRDLEIQNRLAEQAIGFYTHKDQCIYEKDEVTKDDGLPYVVFTPYSRKWKAKFNNDQNVLAPFDCTYTSNYHQTEPLPLISLEEMNFKTSSQKIPPLQIDQEIVSNYDTQRDFPAIIGTTHLGIHLRFGTISVRSVLRQTSSLNEVFFNQIIWRDFYMQILYHFPHVISENYNRKYDRVPWENNEHLFDAWKKGETGYPIVDAAMHELNTTGYMHNRARMIVASFLCKHLLIDWRWGEAYFAEKLNDFDLAANNGGWQWAAGTGTDAQPYFRVFNPTSQMKKFDKDYTYIKKWIPNFDPDNYIAPIVDHKEAREKAIATYKKALIVEA
- a CDS encoding cell division protein FtsX — encoded protein: MKKKIVGSYPYANVLFSISAALFMIALFSLFAVGTKRLASKLSSGIEMQVILEKGLSTSAHEALETKLIELPFVSNNEPPQYISKETAAEIMIENTGEDFIRFLGDNPLRDAYAVRVDVNLDDEEALEDIKTQLEVLEGVYEVIYTKNILQNVRGNIRTIGIVVMILALIFFTTAVILINNSIRLALYSQRFLIRSMQLVGATQIFIKQPFLIRGAIQGAIGGVIASVFLSIVAFSAITSMPELIYLIDSSDIMLICILAVFLGTFVVVSSVYLSISKYLKLKLDDLY
- a CDS encoding S8 family peptidase, yielding MNKSIITILLFSITNLLYAQDQYFLVTFSDKYATSHSLSDPSTYLSDASINRREHFNIAIDSSDLPVVSSYIDAVEQTGATIWYPSKWFNAVIVSNADSVAISALPHVSGVLNMSDKSMGGIQSEDVETASDTTSFGASNLQIEMLGIDKMHEQGYKGEGIHIAVLDAGFFNYDVNKFFVDLDVADTFDFYSRDTIVNDDHRHGANVLSTMAANIEGDYVGGSPNATYYLYRTENVSFESRIEELMWTVAAERADSLGVDIIQSSLGYYDFDDATQNYSHDDLTGDFAWISMAANHAFTKGIMIVCSAGNEGGNPWQKITFPSDSPLVLTVGSVNSKGTKAFSSSVGPAVNNRIKPDVMALGEGAAIINTSGMISTSNGTSFSAPQMASLLAGLMQALPDVISQEEYLNRIKAAADRYSRPDTLYGYGVPDFESALLVTSLKENDHLFKKVKIFPNPTNGEYINIELPYKLRKEELEITWYTLSGHLLKTEVIKDADEINKISIPSKFTNQYILLRLSTSSYYKTFKVKVN
- the hutG gene encoding formimidoylglutamase — protein: MINKTYLATDPSIWTGRIDGDTYDVYRWHQKIEVIDWSEEEIPNLKEGETGIAILGFMCQEGVKRNGGRLGAVDGPYELRKASANLPVHFPETVKMIDLGNIQCYNEDLEEAQKDLGEAIAKILLKGYRPLVWGGGHEIAYGHYLGVKTFMDKVHPGKRLGIVNFDAHFDLREPNPLPSSGTPFYQIAQDQKAANASFNYLVMGIQKNSNTQKLYDTATELGVRYISGRRFSESDKVAATHKLSAFLDSVDYIYQTTCMDVFAAHFAPGVSASAYNGIEPNPIFMRLFKKIYKSGKVISSDIAELNPRFDIDKRTAKLAAALSFEIVKS
- the ung gene encoding uracil-DNA glycosylase — encoded protein: MIAPLDKSWELKLQEEFKKPYFESLSDFVISEYANKQIFPPQEKIFNAFNHCSFDDIKVVIIGQDPYHGDGQANGLCFSVADGIKQPPSLVNIFKEIEGDLGVTRPTSGNLERWSEQGVLLLNATLTVEAHSAGSHQKKGWEKFTDAVIKKIAEEKEGVVFFLWGAYAQKKGKVIDPKKHLVVQSVHPSPLSAHRGFFGNHQFSKANDYLASKGKSIIKW
- the galE gene encoding UDP-glucose 4-epimerase GalE, with the protein product MSQKQILVTGGTGYIGSHTVVELQNQGYDVVIVDDLSNSDKEVIDRIEKISGIRPHFEELNLIDADGVNQLFKKYTKLAAVIHFAAFKAVGESVKEPLKYYQNNLVSLINLLNCMKAYDVPNMVFSSSCTVYGQPETLPVTENAPVQPAESPYGNTKQICEEILRDTVKAYPQLKAIALRYFNPVGAHKTALIGELPKGVPQNLVPFITQTAFGLRDQLSVFGDNYDTIDGSAVRDYIHVVDLAKAHIIAAERLLNGINEENYEYFNLGTGTGSSVLEVINAFEKANGLPVNYKIVDRREGDIEKIWADTTIANEVLGWKAERGLDEMMSSAWAWEKNIREGDC